From a region of the Pongo abelii isolate AG06213 chromosome 9, NHGRI_mPonAbe1-v2.0_pri, whole genome shotgun sequence genome:
- the LOC100455801 gene encoding ubiquinol-cytochrome-c reductase complex assembly factor 3: MVSAIGRSSLRQGVVRPRGNSLWLRGTLVGAPLAVQAAMDSLRKMLISVALLGAGAGVGYALLVIVTPGERRKQEMLKEMPLQDPRSREEAARTQQLLLATLQEAATTQENVAWRKNWMVGGEGGAGKRSP; encoded by the exons ATGGTTTCTGCTATAGGGCGCTCTAGCCTGCGCCAAGGGGTAGTGAGACCGCGCGGCAACAGCTTGTGGCTGCGGGGAACTCTGGTGGGCGCTCCGCTGGCTGTGCAGGCGGCCATGGATTCCTTGCGGAAAATGCTGATCTCAGTCGCATTGCTGGGCGCAGGGGCTGGCGTGGGCTACGCGCTCCTGGTTATTGTGACCCCGGGAGAGCGGCGGAAGCAGGAAATGCTAAAG GAGATGCCACTGCAGGACCCGCGGAGCAGGGAGGAGGCGGCCAGGACCCAGCAGCTATTGTTGGCCACTCTGCAGGAGGCAGCGACCACGCAGGAGAACGTGGCCTGGAGGAAGAACTGGATGGTTGGCGGCGAAGGCGGCGCCGGCAAGAGGTCACCGTGA